In Agromyces archimandritae, one genomic interval encodes:
- a CDS encoding YhgE/Pip family protein: protein MTSRLDRFLFRSARGRRTRAGIVLAAVIAVPLVVAGLVAAAFGGADEGIERIPALVVNNDEMVVQTGADGQEQTILAGRLLVTELTGGEGAGFDWSLSNDEEAADALAGGRAYAVLTIPEGFSASVASLGGRSPERAGLALRTDDAHAYLAGSAAQSVGEAMTATLGRGLTEQVLAGFTTGLSELASGVGEAAGGSAALADGAGTLAGGLDDLAAGAGDAADGAREAADGTAAYVAGVRGYADGVDGLAAGLGELRTGAAGLDEIASGVREYTGVVSGLSERVGGAAGELRALAAAHPELLEQIPELGEALGAVSELEGGVAEFAAGGEELAAGTETAIAGVQAGIDDAAGGAAALADGSERLRTGGDGLAAGAGALADGLGELSAGAAASASGAHELGMGAGRLATGLGDAARQSEPFAGMDAERTAAVVADPVGVTTERANEIAGIPEVIGVLIVPVGLWLGALALFLVFRPLGREALGSTAPTGRLVARTLVRGGAVALAQATAVTLLLHTALGVPWSLTAQTFAFSALAALAFTALNAFLTIWLGRSGLVVSLVLVALQLTATGGLVPIEAVSAPIRALAPFLPIGWGVQGMQAIVSGAGGAAVAEAAAVLAVFAVAAVAGMLVAVSARRGIRAQAMVRAVA from the coding sequence ATGACCTCGCGACTCGACCGTTTCCTGTTCCGCAGCGCCCGCGGGCGCCGCACCCGCGCGGGCATCGTGCTCGCCGCGGTGATCGCCGTGCCGTTGGTCGTCGCAGGCCTCGTCGCAGCCGCGTTCGGCGGCGCCGACGAGGGCATCGAACGCATCCCGGCGCTCGTCGTCAACAACGACGAGATGGTCGTGCAGACCGGTGCCGACGGGCAGGAGCAGACGATCCTCGCCGGCCGCCTGCTCGTCACCGAACTCACCGGCGGCGAGGGTGCGGGCTTCGACTGGTCGCTCTCGAACGACGAGGAGGCCGCCGACGCCCTCGCCGGCGGCCGCGCGTATGCGGTGCTCACGATCCCCGAGGGCTTCTCGGCGTCCGTCGCCTCGCTCGGCGGGCGTTCGCCCGAGCGGGCCGGCCTCGCGCTCCGCACCGATGACGCCCACGCCTACCTGGCCGGGTCGGCGGCGCAGTCCGTCGGGGAGGCCATGACCGCCACGCTCGGCCGCGGCCTCACCGAGCAGGTGCTCGCCGGCTTCACGACGGGCCTGTCCGAACTCGCCTCGGGCGTCGGCGAGGCGGCGGGCGGATCCGCGGCCCTCGCCGACGGCGCCGGAACCCTCGCCGGCGGCCTCGACGACCTCGCCGCCGGGGCGGGCGACGCCGCCGACGGAGCGCGCGAGGCGGCCGACGGCACCGCAGCCTACGTCGCGGGCGTCCGCGGCTATGCGGACGGCGTCGACGGGCTCGCCGCGGGCCTCGGCGAACTGCGCACCGGCGCCGCCGGGCTCGACGAGATCGCCTCCGGCGTCCGCGAATACACCGGCGTGGTCTCCGGGCTCTCCGAACGGGTCGGCGGTGCGGCCGGCGAACTCCGGGCCCTCGCGGCCGCGCATCCCGAACTCCTCGAGCAGATCCCCGAACTCGGCGAAGCCCTCGGGGCCGTCTCCGAGCTCGAGGGCGGCGTCGCCGAGTTCGCCGCGGGCGGTGAGGAGCTCGCCGCCGGAACCGAGACCGCCATCGCCGGCGTGCAGGCCGGCATCGACGACGCGGCCGGCGGTGCCGCAGCGCTCGCCGACGGCTCGGAACGGCTTCGCACCGGCGGCGACGGGCTCGCGGCCGGGGCCGGGGCGCTCGCCGACGGGCTCGGAGAGCTGTCGGCCGGGGCCGCGGCATCCGCATCCGGCGCGCACGAGCTCGGCATGGGGGCCGGGCGGCTCGCCACCGGCCTCGGCGATGCGGCCCGGCAGTCCGAGCCCTTCGCCGGAATGGATGCCGAGCGCACCGCCGCCGTCGTCGCCGACCCCGTCGGGGTCACCACCGAGCGCGCGAACGAGATCGCCGGCATCCCGGAGGTGATCGGCGTGCTGATCGTCCCCGTCGGCCTCTGGCTGGGCGCGCTGGCCCTCTTCCTCGTGTTCCGTCCGCTCGGCCGGGAGGCCCTGGGCAGTACCGCCCCCACGGGCCGGCTGGTGGCCCGCACCCTCGTCCGGGGCGGAGCGGTGGCCCTGGCCCAGGCGACGGCGGTGACGCTGCTGCTGCACACGGCGCTCGGGGTGCCGTGGTCGCTGACCGCGCAGACCTTCGCGTTCTCGGCGCTCGCCGCGCTCGCGTTCACGGCGCTGAACGCCTTCCTCACGATCTGGCTCGGCCGCAGCGGGCTCGTCGTCTCGCTCGTGCTCGTCGCCCTGCAGCTGACGGCGACCGGCGGGCTCGTGCCGATCGAGGCGGTGAGCGCCCCGATCCGCGCGCTCGCCCCGTTCCTGCCGATCGGCTGGGGCGTGCAGGGCATGCAGGCGATCGTCTCGGGCGCCGGCGGGGCCGCGGTCGCCGAGGCGGCAGCCGTGCTGGCGGTGTTCGCGGTCGCGGCCGTTGCGGGCATGCTCGTCGCGGTGTCGGCGCGCCGCGGCATCCGGGCGCAGGCGATGGTGCGGGCGGTCGCCTGA